A single region of the Vicia villosa cultivar HV-30 ecotype Madison, WI linkage group LG4, Vvil1.0, whole genome shotgun sequence genome encodes:
- the LOC131595457 gene encoding beta-glucosidase 47-like yields MELLFPLLHALFLLSFLFYIFIGSYGFVSMEGNSKFPSNFLFGTASSSYQFEGAFLSDGKGLNNWDVFTHKIGTILDGSNGDVAVDHYHRYQEDVDLMEHIGVNSYRFSLSWARILPKGRFGNVNKAGIAYYNRLIDALINRGIEPFVTITHYDIPQELENRYKSWLSPEIQEDFKYYADICFKYFGDRVKYWVTFNEPNVAVICGYRTGVYPPSRCSGSFGNCSYGDSEKEPFIVASNIILSHMAAVDVYRTKYQKNQGGQIGIAMNAVWFEPFSNSSEDKLAAERAQSFYMNWFLDPIILGKYPAEMHEILGGELLAFSKYDSEKLKNGLDFIGINHYTSYYVKDCMFSSCEQGKGSSKTEGFALTSAQMNGLTIGEPSALAWLYVHPQGMEKIVTYIKDRYNNIPMFITENGFGMSENSYPITKDALNDVKRVEYLNGYLDSLAAAIRKGADVRGYFVWSLLDNFEWKHGYSIRFGLHHVDFVTLNRTPRMSAFWYKNVIEEHKDRVGIRIGHTQER; encoded by the exons ATGGAGCTTCTATTCCCACTACTCCATGCCCTCTTTCTACTAAGCTTTCTCTTCTATATTTTCATAGGATCATATGGTTTTGTGTCTATGGAAGGTAATTCCAAATTTCCAAGTAACTTCCTCTTTGGAACTGCATCTTCTTCTTATCAG TTTGAAGGAGCTTTCTTGAGTGATGGCAAAGGACTAAATAACTGGGATGTCTTCACTCATAAAATag GAACTATATTGGATGGAAGTAATGGAGATGTCGCTGTTGATCATTACCATCGTTATCAG GAAGATGTGGACCTAATGGAGCATATTGGAGTCAACAGCTACCGTTTTTCATTATCATGGGCCAGAATTCTACCAA AAGGTAGATTTGGCAATGTGAACAAAGCTGGCATTGCTTACTATAACCGCCTAATCGACGCacttataaatagag GAATAGAACCTTTTGTCACAATAACACATTATGACATTCCTCAAGAACTTGAAAACAGATATAAAAGTTGGCTAAGTCCTGAAATTCA AGAGGATTTCAAGTATTATGCAGATATATGCTTCAAGTACTTTGGAGACAGAGTGAAATATTGGGTGACATTCAATGAACCCAATGTTGCAGTTATTTGTGGCTATAGAACAGGTGTGTATCCACCGTCTCGTTGTTCGGGCTCATTTGGCAATTGTAGCTATGGAGATTCAGAGAAAGAGCCTTTCATTGTTGCGTCTAACATCATATTATCACACATGGCTGCTGTTGATGTGTACAGAACCAAGTATCAG AAAAACCAGGGAGGACAAATTGGAATAGCTATGAATGCTGTATGGTTTGAACCATTTAGCAACTCTTCAGAAGATAAGTTGGCTGCTGAGAGAGCTCAATCATTTTACATGAATTG GTTTTTGGATCCAATTATACTAGGAAAGTATCCAGCAGAAATGCATGAAATATTAGGAGGTGAACTCCTAGCATTTTCCAAATATGATTCGGAAAAACTCAAGAATGGATTAGATTTCATTGGAATAAATCATTATACAAGTTATTATGTAAAGGATTGCATGTTTTCTTCATGTGAACAAGGAAAAGGGTCTTCAAAGACAGAGGGTTTTGCTCTAACATCGGCACAAATGAATGGCCTCACCATTGGAGAACCG AGTGCACTTGCATGGTTGTATGTTCATCCACAAGGAATGGAAAAGATAGTGACATACATAAAGGACAGGTACAACAACATACCAATGTTCATTACCGAAAATG GATTTGGGATGAGTGAGAATTCCTATCCCATCACTAAAGATGCATTGAACGATGTTAAAAGAGTGGAGTACTTGAATGGTTACTTAGATTCTCTAGCAGCAGCAATAAG AAAAGGAGCAGATGTTAGAGGGTACTTTGTGTGGTCTCTTTTAGACAACTTTGAGTGGAAACATGGATACAGCATAAGGTTTGGACTTCATCATGTGGACTTTGTTACTCTGAATAGAACTCCAAGAATGTCGGCATTTTGGTACAAAAATGTCATTGAAGAACACAAGGATAGGGTAGGCATTAGGATTGGGCATACTCAAGAAAGATGA
- the LOC131595458 gene encoding glucose-6-phosphate/phosphate translocator 2, chloroplastic-like: protein MITSIKCTPSSLTNSTFSSTKLLLPRSQLSIQPTNQNVEQNMALPLFSFKKPLYLSPIESFALLVKPKRKNVTECQAYEADRSRPLEINIELPSDEAAQKVKIGLYFATWWALNVVFNIYNKKVLNVFPYPWLTSTLSLAAGSLIMLISWATRVAEAPKVSLDFWKALFPVAVAHTIGHVAATVSMSKVAVSFTHIIKSGEPAFSVLVSRILLGEAFPMQVYLSLLPIIGGCALAAVTELNFNMIGFMGAMISNMAFVFRNIFSKKGMNGMSVSGMNYYACLSMLSLLILTPFAIAVEGPKLWAAGWQTAVSQIGPNFVWWVVAQSVFYHLYNQVSYMSLDQISPLTFSIGNTMKRISVIVSSILIFHTPLRPINALGAAIAILGTFIYSQAKEK, encoded by the exons ATGATCACTTCAATCAAGTGCACACCATCATCACTCACCAACTCTACTTTCTCAAGCACAAAACTTTTACTTCCAAGGTCTCAACTTTCAATTCAACCAACCAATCAAAATGTTGAACAAAACATGGCCCTCcctttattttctttcaaaaaaccTCTCTACCTTTCACCCATTGAGAGTTTTGCATTGCTAGTAAAGCCCAAAAGAAAGAATGTAACAGAATGTCAAGCCTATGAGGCTGATAGATCAAGGCCATTAGAGATTAACATTGAGCTTCCTAGTGATGAAGCAGCTCAAAAGGTTAAAATTGGATTGTATTTTGCTACTTGGTGGGCTTTGAATGTTGTTTTCAATATATACAACAAGAAAGTTTTGAATGTTTTTCCTTACCCTTGGCTTACTTCCACTTTGTCCTTAGCTGCTGGTTCTCTCATCATGTTAATCTCATGGGCCACTAGGGTTGCTGAGGCCCCAAAAGTTAGTTTGGACTTCTGGAAAGCCCTTTTTCCC GTAGCTGTGGCACACACAATTGGGCATGTTGCTGCAACTGTGAGCATGTCCAAAGTAGCAGTTTCATTCACTCACATCATCAAGAGTGGAGAACCAGCTTTCAGTGTGCTTGTATCAAGAATCTTGCTTGGAGAAGCATTTCCCATGCAAGTTTACCTTTCATTGTTGCCAATAATTGGTGGTTGTGCACTAGCTGCTGTGACTGAGCTCAATTTCAATATGATTG GATTCATGGGAGCTATGATATCAAATATGGCATTTGTATTCAGAAACATATTCTCCAAGAAAGGGATGAATGGAATGAGTGTTAGTGGAATGAACTACTATGCGTGTCTTTCAATGTTATCTTTATTAATTCTCACACCTTTCGCCATTGCTGTCGAGGGTCCTAAACTCTGGGCTGCTGGCTGGCAAACAGCAGTGTCTCAGATTGGCCCCAATTTCGTATG GTGGGTAGTTGCACAGAGTGTGTTCTACCATTTGTATAATCAAGTCTCATACATGTCTCTTGATCAGATTTCTCCTTTAACATTTAGCATAGGAAACACAATGAAGAGAATTTCTGTAATAGTCTCTTCCATTCTTATCTTTCACACGCCACTTCGTCCTATCAATGCTCTTGGAGCAGCAATCGCGATTCTTGGAACCTTCATCTATTCGCAG GCTAAAGAGAAATAA